In Triticum aestivum cultivar Chinese Spring chromosome 5B, IWGSC CS RefSeq v2.1, whole genome shotgun sequence, the following proteins share a genomic window:
- the LOC123117768 gene encoding cytochrome P450 87A3, which yields MHLEMDISVAQYVALCGVTLVIGWLVHWVYKWINPVCNGVLPPGSMGFPIIGETLDFLKASSSLDIPDFYKQRMKRYGPVFKTSLLGQPAVISTDAEVNRFVFQHEETLFSIGYPWAVTKIFGEKSIEAAHGTIHKFVRRCAFALFGLQNLKEVLLPEMEGAVRERLAAWATKPSVDVRGDAPDILFELVTRKCLGFDSSTKSGKLRNKFDALFSGLFSFPIYFPGTTFYRCMQARKNVQKTVRDTLAERLGTPGKKHGDLLDVIVEELQGEEPLISEDFAIDMVSMLLFSSVFTLSGTIAVAFKSLHDNPDVLRSLEKENQTMLKDRKGGCSGLTWEEYKSLTFTNQVTNEIIRISNAVVGVFRKTLTDVQVNGYTIPAGWQVIVNPMAVHLNEELFEDPLKFNPWRWMDESKRSAMLKNFLPFGAGIRVCPAADFVKLFVTLTLHILVTEYRWEEMKGTDEFRSADVMFPQGYHIRLRPKDDQMN from the exons ATGCACTTGGAGATGGACATTTCTGTTGCTCAATACGTAGCTCTGTGTGGAGTTACACTTGTGATTGGATGGCTAGTACACTGGGTATACAAATGGATTAACCCGGTTTGCAACGGTGTTCTTCCTCCTGGCTCCATGGGATTCCCTATTATTGGTGAGACCTTGGACTTCCTCAAGGCAAGCTCTTCCCTGGACATCCCAGACTTCTACAAACAAAGGATGAAAAG GTACGGCCCGGTATTCAAGACAAGCTTGCTTGGGCAGCCTGCGGTTATTTCCACCGACGCGGAGGTCAATCGGTTTGTGTTTCAGCACGAGGAGACCTTGTTCAGTATCGGGTACCCCTGGGCAGTGACCAAAATATTCGGTGAGAAGAGCATCGAAGCCGCCCATGGCACAATCCACAAGTTCGTCCGTAGATGCGCCTTTGCGCTGTTCGGCCTCCAGAATCTCAAAGAGGTGCTCCTCCCAGAGATGGAGGGCGCCGTGAGGGAGCGCCTTGCCGCGTGGGCGACCAAGCCGAGTGTGGACGTGCGCGGTGATGCGCCCGAC ATTCTCTTTGAGCTGGTGACGAGGAAGTGCCTTGGTTTCGATTCTTCCACCAAGTCGGGAAAACTGAGGAACAAGTTCGATGCGCTTTTCTCAGGGCTGTTCTCCTTCCCGATATATTTCCCTGGGACAACATTTTATCGATGCATGCAG GCCAGGAAAAATGTGCAGAAGACAGTACGGGATACGTTGGCAGAGAGGTTAGGTACACCAGGGAAGAAACATGGCGACCTCCTTGACGTAATTGTCGAGGAACTGCAGGGTGAAGAGCCATTAATAAGTGAGGATTTTGCTATTGATATGGTCTCGATGTTGTTGTTCTCCAGCGTCTTCACGCTATCAGGAACAATCGCTGTAGCATTCAAGTCACTCCATGACAACCCAGACGTTCTCCGGTCCCTGGAG AAGGAGAACCAAACTATGCTCAAGGATCGAAAGGGTGGGTGCTCCGGGCTCACCTGGGAGGAGTACAAGTCATTGACATTCACTAATCAG GTGACCAATGAGATTATTCGAATAAGCAATGCCGTAGTTGGAGTATTTAGGAAAACTCTTACGGATGTACAAGTCAACG GCTATACAATTCCAGCCGGATGGCAGGTCATAGTCAACCCCATGGCAGTTCATTTGAACGAAGAATTGTTCGAAGATCCACTCAAATTTAACCCATGGAGGTGGATG GATGAGTCAAAGCGCAGTGCAATGCTGAAGAATTTCTTGCCATTTGGGGCAGGAATCAGGGTTTGTCCTGCGGCAGATTTTGTCAAGCTGTTTGTAACACTTACCCTCCATATTTTGGTGACGGAGTATAG ATGGGAAGAAATGAAAGGAACTGACGAATTCCGAAGCGCGGATGTTATGTTCCCGCAGGGCTATCACATTCGACTTCGACCCAAGGACGATCAAATGAACTGA